The bacterium DNA window TATGAGCCAGAAACCCAGACGGGACGACGACCGTGAAGTGCTTGGTAAGGCCTACGACTCGCTGTTGGTCAGGCGGTTGTGGGGTTACGTCGGCGACCAGAAGCTGAAACTATTCTGTGCAGTCGGGTTGCTCTTGCTTGGGGCGGCGACGGAATTAGCCGGGCCGTGGCTGTCCAAAATTGCGATTGACACGTACATTGCGAATGCCGATCTGCCCGGCCTGATCCGGATTGTTATCATCTTCATCGTGGTCGCGGCGGTCTCCACGGCGCTGCGTTGGAGTCAAGTCTATCTGACCGGCGAGGCCGGACAGATCATTATGTACCGGCTGCGTCGCGATGTCTTCGATAAGCTCCAACAACTCTCGGTGCCGTATTTCGACCGTAATCCCGTGGGCAGGCTCATGACCCGCGTCACGAGTGACGTACAGGCCCTGTACGAACTGTTTGGATCCGGGATGGTGGCGATCTTCGGCGACGTCTTCACGCTTGTCGGCATCATGATCGTGATGTTTGCAATCAACTGGAAGCTCGCGCTGCTGACGTTAACGGTAATTCCTCTGCTGCTGGGCGTGACGTTTGCGTTTCGCAAGAAAGTCCGCGACTTATACCGGACGACACGATCGCAGATTTCCGGCATGAACGGCTATCTGCAGGAGAACATCACGGGTATGCGCGTAGTCCAGCTCTTTGGCCGCGAGTCGCATAACTACGGGCTGTTTCAAGAGCGCAATGACGAGCTAAAGAAGACCTATCTGGACACCATTTTCTATTATGCGCTGTTCTTTCCGGGTGTCGAACTGATCTCTGCGCTCGCCATAGCCGCAATTATCTGGGGCGGCGGCACCATGATGATTGCCGGGACCGTCACGGTTGGTACTCTGGTTGCGTTCCTGCAATATGTCGAGCGCTTCTACCGCCCGGTACGCGATTTGGCGGAGAAGTACAACATTCTACAGGCCGCGATGGCCGCCGCGGAGCGCGTCTTCAATGTCCTGGACGAACCCGTTGAAGTGACGGATCACGCGCCGCAGACCGTACCGGCGGCGATTCCTGATGCTCCCTTTATCGAATTTCGCAACGTCTGGTTTGCCTACAAGTCTGAGGAGTGGGTACTGCAAGACGTCAGCTTTGTCGTTCACGAAGGCGAGTCTATTGCCGTGGTCGGTGCAACCGGCGCCGGCAAGACGACCATTATTTCGCTCTTGCAACGCTTCTACGATGTGCAGCGCGGGCAGATCCTCATTAAGGGGTGCGATATTCGCGGCTATTCGCTCGGCGAGTTGCGCGCTTTGCTCGGCATCGTCTTGCAGGACGTGTTCATCTTTGCGGGTAACATTGCCGACAATATTCGATATGGCCAGCCGGATGCTGCCGACGTGGAAGTTCGTGACGCCGCGGAATTGGTGCTGGCTAACCGCTTTATCGAGAAGCTGCCGGGTGGTTACGCCGAGCTCGTCGTGGAGCGCGGTGCCACACTGTCCACAGGTCAGCGGCAGCTCTTGGCGTTTGCCCGAGCGCTGCTGCGGCGGCCTGAGCTGCTGATTTTGGATGAGGCCACAGCCTCCATTGACACCGAGACCGAACAGCTCATTCAAGAGGCGATCGCGCGGGTGTTGGCGGGGCGCACGTCCATCATCATCGCCCACCGACTCTCCACGATTCAGAGTTGTGACCGGATTCTGGTCATGCACCACGGAAAAGTCCGCGAACAGGGCACGCATGACGAACTGCTCAAGCTCGGCGGGATCTATCACCGACTTTATCGGCTGCAA harbors:
- a CDS encoding ABC transporter ATP-binding protein, which produces MSQKPRRDDDREVLGKAYDSLLVRRLWGYVGDQKLKLFCAVGLLLLGAATELAGPWLSKIAIDTYIANADLPGLIRIVIIFIVVAAVSTALRWSQVYLTGEAGQIIMYRLRRDVFDKLQQLSVPYFDRNPVGRLMTRVTSDVQALYELFGSGMVAIFGDVFTLVGIMIVMFAINWKLALLTLTVIPLLLGVTFAFRKKVRDLYRTTRSQISGMNGYLQENITGMRVVQLFGRESHNYGLFQERNDELKKTYLDTIFYYALFFPGVELISALAIAAIIWGGGTMMIAGTVTVGTLVAFLQYVERFYRPVRDLAEKYNILQAAMAAAERVFNVLDEPVEVTDHAPQTVPAAIPDAPFIEFRNVWFAYKSEEWVLQDVSFVVHEGESIAVVGATGAGKTTIISLLQRFYDVQRGQILIKGCDIRGYSLGELRALLGIVLQDVFIFAGNIADNIRYGQPDAADVEVRDAAELVLANRFIEKLPGGYAELVVERGATLSTGQRQLLAFARALLRRPELLILDEATASIDTETEQLIQEAIARVLAGRTSIIIAHRLSTIQSCDRILVMHHGKVREQGTHDELLKLGGIYHRLYRLQFGQTEAAA